From Gammaproteobacteria bacterium, one genomic window encodes:
- a CDS encoding hypothetical protein (Evidence 5 : Unknown function), with amino-acid sequence MKTKISEQGFTLIEVMVASSLAIGLSLVIMTLVMQAQQMSIVMVSKSQLNAEARLIFDMLGTGQAVDGIDEITKNNIIDDAEQMAGIREGSSIGSNPIILSSVHSDPTTPIEIDSSTEVNISNADGVDNYRLIITKSSNSQTRKSSEVTNTNVPCRTNGSTANPADPLKGGTLVGDPYYDCSSTNSILTSHGYVSYIIVDPTNRSLNNKTVDVEYTLVDPRLAGWRDQLYTTSDYRETYRTSFLMNTN; translated from the coding sequence ATGAAAACTAAAATTAGTGAACAAGGTTTTACACTGATTGAGGTAATGGTGGCTTCCAGTTTAGCCATTGGGCTTTCCCTGGTAATTATGACATTAGTCATGCAAGCGCAACAAATGTCGATAGTGATGGTTTCCAAATCGCAACTCAATGCAGAGGCGCGGTTGATTTTTGATATGCTAGGAACGGGGCAGGCAGTCGATGGTATTGATGAAATAACTAAAAATAACATTATTGATGACGCTGAACAAATGGCAGGCATACGGGAAGGATCCAGTATAGGCAGTAATCCAATCATCCTGAGTTCCGTTCATAGTGATCCAACGACTCCAATAGAAATTGATTCATCAACTGAAGTAAACATTTCAAATGCTGATGGCGTAGATAATTATCGATTAATCATTACTAAATCATCAAATTCACAAACAAGGAAGAGTAGTGAAGTCACTAATACGAATGTTCCCTGCCGCACGAATGGTAGTACCGCCAACCCTGCTGATCCTCTGAAGGGCGGTACCTTAGTCGGTGATCCTTATTATGACTGTTCTAGTACCAATTCTATTCTTACATCTCATGGTTATGTGTCGTATATAATCGTAGATCCAACAAATCGTTCACTAAATAATAAAACCGTCGATGTTGAATATACTCTAGTTGATCCACGTTTAGCTGGTTGGCGTGATCAACTTTATACAACATCTGATTACCGAGAAACTTATCGCACCAGTTTTCTTATGAATACCAATTAA
- a CDS encoding conserved hypothetical protein (Evidence 4 : Unknown function but conserved in other organisms): protein MNNKILYYARGFTLIELMIVIAIVAILAAIGVPRFQAFILQGHLDEAKPYLMQIAARERVLFNERGYYLATTKERTIKNNLGIELKDIGNFCFVVTCNNNVNSPCREDDGITNNSGSYITTATNIEFEVWALLRNKDENPISSTSTNSVECTVEPDNIKRNGLGWFKDSNNEVGGSGRVVVLRYPPPVDGLDTVNDRYDWQNGISISDAMLP from the coding sequence ATGAACAATAAAATATTATATTACGCGCGTGGTTTTACTCTTATTGAGCTGATGATAGTTATTGCTATCGTTGCCATTCTCGCCGCTATTGGAGTACCAAGGTTCCAGGCTTTTATTTTACAAGGTCACCTGGACGAAGCAAAACCCTACCTCATGCAAATTGCTGCGCGTGAAAGAGTCCTTTTTAATGAACGTGGTTATTATCTTGCCACTACGAAAGAACGCACAATAAAAAATAATCTTGGAATTGAATTAAAGGATATAGGAAATTTTTGTTTTGTTGTCACATGTAATAATAATGTTAATAGTCCATGTAGAGAAGATGACGGAATCACTAATAACTCTGGATCTTACATCACTACTGCGACGAATATTGAATTTGAAGTATGGGCACTATTACGTAATAAAGATGAAAATCCTATAAGTTCTACCAGTACTAATAGTGTCGAATGCACCGTTGAACCGGACAACATAAAACGAAATGGATTAGGCTGGTTTAAAGATAGTAATAATGAAGTTGGCGGCTCTGGTCGAGTGGTCGTATTGCGCTATCCGCCACCTGTGGATGGATTGGATACCGTCAACGATAGGTATG
- a CDS encoding exported hypothetical protein (Evidence 5 : Unknown function), which produces MITVMISSMAIMLLVSALIDHYALSEAKAVDESLAKIRIYWAMMGQWNYVASRSLTTINTKSITDTGYFNKFNANISGYCRTSSACEDNSRDSNSYKLLTIMQHELKGIQCNGHTAANYEYTWVYNDISVQYCLVITNKFFSSLLDGRMNLGFELTNKGSVPVLQNLSLPLPLYTETLANKDNGTIKLKKLYRPVF; this is translated from the coding sequence ATGATAACGGTTATGATATCTTCCATGGCAATCATGCTTCTGGTGTCTGCCCTTATCGATCACTATGCACTCAGTGAAGCAAAAGCAGTGGATGAGTCATTAGCAAAAATTCGGATTTATTGGGCGATGATGGGACAGTGGAACTACGTGGCGAGTCGATCACTGACAACAATTAATACTAAATCAATTACCGATACTGGATATTTCAATAAATTTAATGCGAACATATCCGGTTATTGCAGAACCTCAAGTGCTTGTGAAGATAATAGCAGGGATTCAAATTCTTATAAATTATTGACAATAATGCAACATGAACTAAAGGGAATCCAGTGTAATGGACATACTGCAGCTAATTATGAATATACCTGGGTTTATAATGATATAAGTGTTCAGTATTGTCTTGTGATTACCAATAAATTTTTTAGTTCTTTATTAGATGGCCGCATGAATCTTGGATTTGAATTAACGAATAAAGGATCAGTTCCCGTTTTACAAAATTTATCACTTCCTCTTCCTTTATATACTGAAACTCTTGCCAACAAAGATAATGGTACGATTAAATTAAAGAAACTCTATCGTCCAGTATTTTAA